Proteins co-encoded in one Microbacterium hydrocarbonoxydans genomic window:
- a CDS encoding serine/threonine-protein kinase: MATRMASTPPTLAGYSYVRPLGSGGFADVFLYEQDMPRRVAAVKVLLADAVNPEVLRTFNVEADISARLSAHPSIVTIYQASISADGRPYFAMEYCPDTMSARYKKAPLSLTDVLDTGVRIAGALETVHRAGLLHRDIKPSNVLINSLGAPVLADFGIAAAVIDEGDGETIAMSVPWSSPEVLQERVTGSVPSEIWSLGATLYTLLAGRSPFERADRGSNSRDQLTDRIIKARYTAVPIGGVPPIIDDIFATAMQRDPAKRFASMAEFAERLRWAQYELGIHPTAFEAASAEWAAAAPVSFSDSAPRGPVITTVAPDSRRAARAARPHAAPRDRDDLPSTPRTKTRSPLVAGVIGAVIGAAVLGGVGVAALFMTGVL, translated from the coding sequence GTGGCCACGCGCATGGCATCGACCCCGCCGACGTTGGCGGGCTACAGCTACGTGCGCCCTCTCGGCTCCGGCGGTTTCGCCGACGTCTTCCTCTATGAGCAGGACATGCCGCGCCGCGTCGCCGCTGTGAAGGTGCTGCTGGCCGACGCGGTCAATCCCGAGGTGCTGCGCACTTTCAACGTCGAGGCCGACATCTCCGCACGACTCAGCGCACACCCCTCGATCGTCACGATCTATCAGGCCTCGATCTCGGCTGACGGACGTCCGTACTTCGCCATGGAGTACTGCCCCGACACGATGAGCGCGCGCTACAAGAAGGCTCCGCTGTCGCTGACCGACGTGCTCGACACGGGAGTGCGCATCGCGGGCGCTCTCGAGACCGTGCACCGCGCCGGTCTGCTGCACCGTGACATCAAACCGTCGAACGTGCTGATCAACTCCCTCGGGGCGCCTGTGCTCGCCGACTTCGGCATCGCCGCCGCCGTCATCGACGAAGGCGACGGAGAGACGATCGCCATGTCGGTACCCTGGAGCTCACCCGAGGTCCTGCAGGAGCGGGTGACGGGATCCGTGCCCAGCGAGATCTGGAGCCTCGGTGCCACTCTCTACACGCTGCTCGCCGGTCGTAGTCCGTTCGAGCGCGCCGATCGCGGGTCCAACTCGCGCGACCAGCTGACCGACCGCATCATCAAGGCGCGGTACACGGCAGTGCCGATCGGCGGAGTCCCGCCGATCATCGATGACATCTTCGCGACAGCCATGCAGCGTGACCCCGCCAAGCGGTTCGCGAGCATGGCGGAGTTCGCAGAACGCCTGCGGTGGGCGCAGTACGAGCTCGGCATCCACCCCACCGCCTTCGAAGCCGCCTCGGCGGAGTGGGCGGCTGCAGCGCCGGTGAGCTTCTCCGACTCCGCGCCCCGCGGCCCCGTCATCACGACCGTCGCCCCCGATTCCCGGCGCGCAGCCCGAGCCGCTCGCCCTCACGCCGCTCCACGTGACCGCGACGACCTCCCGTCGACGCCGCGGACGAAGACTCGCTCGCCCTTGGTCGCGGGCGTGATCGGAGCGGTCATCGGAGCCGCGGTCCTCGGTGGCGTCGGCGTCGCAGCCCTGTTCATGACGGGAGTCCTGTGA
- a CDS encoding NAD(P)-dependent alcohol dehydrogenase gives MTRVHAYAAPSEAAPLEKTVIERRELGPHDILIDIAFAGICHSDIHTVRGDWGPQSYPLAPGHEIAGIVAAVGSDVTRHAVGDRVGVGCLVNSCGECRNCLRGDEQFCSNGAIFTYGSPDRDGSVTQGGYSEQVVVTEAFVVRIPDALALDVAAPLLCAGITTYSPLRHWNVGPGSRVAVVGLGGLGHMGVQIAHALGAEVTVLSQTLNKKDDGLRLGADNYFATADKDTFRSLRNSFDVILNTVSAPVDLRSYLGLLDVGGSMVCVGAPAEPLPVNVSSLIGGRRSLAGSNIGGIRETQEMLDFCAEHGIAAEIEVITAAQINEAYERVLASDVRYRFVIDGSTFAD, from the coding sequence ATGACCCGCGTACACGCCTATGCCGCCCCCAGCGAAGCCGCACCGCTCGAGAAGACCGTCATCGAGCGCCGCGAGCTCGGCCCGCACGACATCCTGATCGACATCGCCTTCGCGGGCATCTGCCACTCCGACATCCACACGGTTCGCGGCGACTGGGGGCCGCAGAGCTACCCGCTCGCTCCCGGTCATGAGATCGCCGGAATCGTCGCGGCCGTCGGGTCGGACGTCACCCGGCATGCGGTCGGCGACCGCGTCGGAGTCGGGTGCCTCGTGAACTCGTGCGGCGAGTGCCGCAACTGCCTGCGCGGTGACGAGCAGTTCTGCTCGAACGGCGCGATCTTCACCTACGGCAGCCCCGACCGCGACGGCAGCGTCACACAGGGCGGCTACTCCGAGCAGGTCGTGGTGACCGAGGCGTTCGTCGTGCGTATCCCGGATGCGCTCGCACTCGACGTCGCGGCTCCACTGCTGTGCGCGGGCATCACCACCTACTCGCCGCTGCGGCACTGGAACGTCGGTCCCGGATCCCGAGTCGCCGTCGTCGGGCTCGGGGGTCTCGGACACATGGGTGTGCAGATCGCGCACGCACTGGGTGCCGAGGTGACCGTGCTGTCGCAGACACTGAACAAGAAGGACGACGGCCTGCGTCTCGGCGCCGACAACTACTTCGCCACCGCAGACAAAGACACCTTCCGCTCGCTGCGGAACTCGTTCGACGTCATCCTCAACACGGTCAGTGCGCCGGTCGACCTGCGCTCGTACCTCGGGCTGCTCGACGTGGGCGGATCGATGGTGTGCGTCGGCGCCCCGGCCGAGCCGCTGCCCGTCAACGTGTCTTCGCTGATCGGCGGTCGGCGCTCGCTGGCAGGGTCCAACATCGGCGGAATCCGCGAGACGCAGGAGATGCTCGACTTCTGCGCCGAGCATGGCATCGCGGCCGAGATCGAGGTCATCACCGCGGCTCAGATCAACGAGGCGTACGAGCGGGTGCTGGCGTCTGACGTGCGGTACCGCTTCGTGATCGACGGGTCGACCTTCGCGGACTGA
- a CDS encoding HNH endonuclease signature motif containing protein: MPTRTRALLDQAASCLDEVLSGAGLVELSDAERIDVLVTAGAAFRRVEAVVIEALATAALTPTDLAHAAGCRTENELLQRTLLTDVPGATRFGKVMERVHRDVSLVSGDRLPARWPALREALLEGALTVEGFLAAVGPVEKCADRITLEERLVADEFLADQARGVRDADAGPEAPRGPKPTPADLHILAQALAALLDPDGAEPEDENAQHRRGVTIGRVKNGLRSIRGWLSPEVAAQVEAIFDAINNPARAGAPDPGVRFRPTGGSDSDRDVDVDVDGGADVDSDADLSDRDDSRGGFDPAAEGIPDSTDRFNCDPRAVIDPRTADQKRHDAFAAAISIAARHATMPTIGGAAPTLVVTIDAKDLANGTGWARLPGAHGHPFAHAPARVAAQTGCTGTIQRVILDEGRIIGISTTQRVFTAHQRRAIIARDHECLIPGCHTPASWCEIHHVTAHAHGGPTHTDNGVPLCYHHHRSLDGSGWEIRMTRGIPHVRGPAWWDPHQHWHTPNPSLLTSRLPPPIRPTPKRAARSRPNHATARAG, from the coding sequence ATGCCCACCCGCACTCGTGCTCTTCTCGACCAGGCTGCCTCTTGCCTGGACGAGGTGCTGTCCGGCGCCGGGTTGGTCGAGCTGTCCGATGCGGAGCGCATTGATGTTCTCGTCACTGCGGGGGCGGCATTTCGGCGAGTGGAAGCGGTCGTCATCGAGGCACTCGCGACCGCTGCTCTGACGCCCACGGATCTGGCTCACGCGGCGGGGTGTCGCACGGAGAACGAGTTGTTGCAGCGGACGCTCCTGACCGACGTCCCTGGGGCGACACGGTTCGGGAAGGTCATGGAGCGGGTGCATCGGGACGTGAGCCTGGTCTCCGGTGACCGGCTCCCGGCGCGGTGGCCGGCGTTGCGGGAGGCACTGCTCGAGGGGGCGCTGACGGTCGAGGGGTTTCTGGCGGCGGTGGGGCCGGTGGAGAAGTGCGCCGACCGGATCACTCTCGAGGAACGCCTGGTGGCGGATGAGTTCCTTGCGGATCAGGCGCGGGGGGTGCGGGATGCGGATGCGGGGCCGGAGGCGCCGCGGGGTCCGAAGCCGACGCCGGCGGATCTGCATATCCTCGCGCAGGCTCTTGCAGCGCTGTTGGATCCCGATGGCGCGGAACCCGAGGATGAGAACGCGCAGCACCGTCGGGGTGTGACGATCGGGCGGGTGAAGAACGGGCTCCGATCGATCCGGGGATGGCTGTCTCCCGAGGTCGCCGCGCAGGTCGAGGCGATCTTCGACGCGATCAACAACCCTGCCCGCGCCGGGGCGCCTGATCCGGGAGTCAGATTCAGGCCGACCGGCGGAAGCGACAGTGATCGGGACGTCGACGTCGACGTCGATGGAGGTGCGGATGTCGACTCGGATGCCGATCTCTCGGACCGCGATGACTCTCGCGGTGGGTTCGATCCCGCAGCGGAAGGTATCCCCGACAGCACAGACCGGTTCAACTGCGACCCGCGGGCCGTGATCGACCCGCGCACCGCCGACCAGAAACGGCACGACGCGTTCGCCGCGGCGATCAGCATCGCGGCCCGCCATGCGACGATGCCCACGATCGGGGGTGCTGCCCCCACCCTGGTCGTCACCATCGACGCGAAAGACCTCGCGAACGGCACCGGGTGGGCGCGGCTCCCCGGTGCCCACGGGCACCCCTTCGCGCATGCCCCCGCACGCGTCGCCGCGCAGACCGGCTGCACCGGCACCATCCAACGCGTGATCCTCGACGAGGGGCGCATCATCGGGATCAGCACCACCCAGCGGGTCTTCACCGCCCACCAACGCCGCGCGATCATCGCCCGCGACCACGAATGCCTCATCCCCGGATGCCACACCCCCGCATCCTGGTGCGAGATCCACCACGTCACCGCACACGCCCACGGCGGACCCACCCACACCGACAACGGCGTCCCCCTCTGCTACCACCACCACCGATCCCTCGACGGATCCGGGTGGGAGATCCGCATGACCCGAGGCATCCCTCACGTCAGAGGACCCGCCTGGTGGGATCCCCACCAGCACTGGCACACCCCGAACCCCAGCCTCCTCACCTCCAGGCTCCCCCCACCCATCCGTCCCACACCCAAGCGCGCTGCACGCAGTCGACCGAACCACGCGACGGCACGTGCCGGATGA
- a CDS encoding DNA-3-methyladenine glycosylase I — translation MTSLTIGPDDRARCAWVGDDAEYRRYHDEEWGTPLRGDRALFEKMALEGFQAGLSWITILRKRPHFREVFAGFDVAAVAEFDESDVERLMTDAGIIRNRAKIEATIGNARIVRGMAEGELDELMWSFAPTPGTRPATLLDVPAVTPESTAMSKELRRRGFRFVGPTTMYALMQSTGMVDDHVVGCWRG, via the coding sequence ATGACGTCTCTCACCATCGGTCCCGACGATCGCGCGCGCTGCGCCTGGGTGGGCGACGACGCAGAATACCGCCGCTACCACGACGAAGAGTGGGGCACGCCTCTGCGCGGCGACAGAGCGCTGTTCGAGAAGATGGCGCTCGAGGGGTTCCAGGCAGGGCTGTCCTGGATCACGATTCTGCGCAAGCGACCGCACTTCCGCGAGGTGTTCGCAGGATTCGACGTCGCGGCGGTCGCGGAGTTCGATGAGAGCGACGTCGAGCGGCTCATGACAGACGCCGGCATCATCCGCAATCGGGCCAAGATCGAGGCGACGATCGGCAACGCGCGCATCGTCCGCGGGATGGCCGAGGGTGAGCTCGACGAGTTGATGTGGTCCTTCGCGCCGACGCCAGGAACCCGGCCTGCGACCCTGCTCGATGTTCCGGCCGTGACTCCCGAGTCGACCGCCATGAGCAAAGAGCTGCGACGGCGCGGCTTCCGTTTCGTGGGGCCCACCACCATGTACGCACTCATGCAGTCGACGGGCATGGTCGACGATCACGTCGTCGGCTGCTGGCGCGGCTAG
- a CDS encoding acyl-CoA dehydrogenase, with protein MVDAAVRPKKTTPAPGSPDASDAALQVDVAQVTELLLGTWADTRREARELIKDSAFWRDDQLGKDEHRERVLSQLHLLVENKAVHRAFPKSLGGEENNGANIAGFEELVVADPSLQIKSGVQWGLFGSAILQLGTAEHHEKWLPGVMDLSIPGAFAMTEIGHGSDVAAVGTTATYDPEAEEFVINTPFRGATKEYLGNAALHGVAATVFAQLITNGVNHGVHCFYVPLRGDDGVDLPGIGREDDGLKGGLNGIDNGRLSFDQVRIPRTNLLNRYGDVAADGTYSSAIDSPGRRFFTMLGTLVQGRVSLDGAASWASALGLKIAITYATQRRQFDGADGQEVVLMDYGKHQRRLFPRLATTYAQIFAHDEFLQKFDGVFSGRIDTPADREDLETLAAALKPLSTWHALDTLQEAREACGGAGFMFENRLVGLRADLDIYVTFEGDNNVLLQLVGKRLLTDYAKQFTGKDAAALAKFAVGMTAGKVFHGAGLRQFGQSVVDLGQVARSVENGLREEQQHQLLAERVQQMVADVAGRLRAGGKDKALGARLFNENQAELIEAARAHGELLQWEAFTDAVHRVDDADTKKVLTWLRDLFGLQLIEKHLAWHLIHGRLSTQRAAAVSRYIDRLCARLRPYALDLVDAFGYEPEHVRAPIASGAEKQRQDEARAYYAEQAESGAAPVQEKALKKSKR; from the coding sequence ATGGTCGACGCTGCTGTCCGTCCGAAGAAGACGACTCCCGCTCCCGGTTCCCCCGACGCTTCCGATGCCGCGCTGCAGGTCGACGTCGCCCAGGTCACCGAGCTGCTGCTCGGCACGTGGGCCGATACGCGCCGCGAAGCCCGTGAGCTCATCAAGGACTCGGCGTTCTGGCGCGACGATCAGCTGGGCAAGGACGAGCACCGCGAGCGCGTGCTGAGCCAGCTGCACCTGCTCGTCGAGAACAAGGCCGTGCACAGGGCGTTCCCCAAGTCGCTCGGGGGCGAGGAGAACAACGGCGCGAACATCGCCGGGTTCGAGGAGCTCGTGGTCGCAGACCCGAGCCTTCAGATCAAGTCGGGCGTGCAGTGGGGGCTCTTCGGCTCCGCGATCCTGCAGCTGGGAACCGCCGAGCACCACGAGAAGTGGCTGCCCGGCGTCATGGATCTCTCGATCCCCGGCGCGTTCGCGATGACCGAGATCGGCCACGGCTCCGACGTCGCGGCCGTCGGCACCACCGCGACCTATGATCCCGAGGCCGAGGAGTTCGTGATCAACACCCCGTTCCGCGGCGCCACCAAGGAGTACCTCGGCAACGCGGCGCTGCACGGTGTCGCGGCGACCGTGTTCGCCCAGCTGATCACGAACGGGGTCAACCACGGAGTGCACTGCTTCTACGTGCCGCTGCGCGGAGACGACGGGGTCGACCTCCCGGGGATCGGGCGTGAGGACGACGGCCTCAAGGGCGGGCTCAACGGGATCGACAACGGGCGGCTGTCGTTCGATCAGGTGCGCATCCCTCGCACGAACCTGCTGAACCGATACGGCGACGTCGCAGCCGACGGCACGTACTCGAGTGCGATCGACAGCCCCGGTCGTCGGTTCTTCACGATGCTCGGCACGCTGGTGCAGGGGCGTGTCTCGCTCGACGGCGCAGCCTCATGGGCGTCTGCGCTCGGGCTGAAGATCGCGATCACCTATGCGACCCAGCGCCGCCAGTTCGACGGAGCCGATGGGCAGGAGGTCGTGCTGATGGACTACGGCAAGCACCAGCGCCGGCTCTTCCCCCGTCTCGCCACCACCTACGCTCAGATCTTCGCGCACGACGAATTCCTGCAGAAGTTCGACGGTGTCTTCTCGGGTCGCATCGACACCCCGGCCGACCGCGAAGACCTCGAGACTCTGGCCGCGGCACTCAAGCCTCTCTCGACCTGGCATGCGCTCGACACTCTGCAGGAGGCGCGCGAGGCCTGCGGCGGGGCGGGGTTCATGTTCGAGAACCGTCTCGTCGGCCTGCGCGCCGACCTCGACATCTACGTCACGTTCGAGGGCGACAACAACGTGCTGCTGCAGCTGGTCGGCAAGCGCCTGCTCACCGACTACGCCAAGCAGTTCACGGGCAAGGATGCCGCGGCGCTCGCGAAGTTCGCGGTGGGGATGACCGCAGGCAAGGTGTTCCACGGAGCCGGCCTGCGCCAGTTCGGGCAGTCGGTCGTCGATCTGGGGCAGGTCGCCCGCTCGGTCGAGAACGGTCTGCGGGAGGAGCAGCAGCACCAGCTGCTCGCCGAGCGCGTGCAGCAGATGGTGGCCGATGTGGCCGGTCGGCTGCGTGCGGGCGGGAAGGACAAGGCGCTCGGCGCGCGGCTCTTCAATGAGAACCAGGCGGAGCTCATCGAGGCTGCCCGAGCGCACGGCGAACTGCTGCAGTGGGAGGCGTTCACCGACGCCGTCCATCGTGTCGACGACGCTGACACCAAGAAGGTGCTCACGTGGCTGCGCGACCTGTTCGGCCTGCAGCTGATCGAGAAGCACCTCGCCTGGCACCTCATCCACGGACGCCTCTCGACGCAGCGTGCGGCGGCGGTCTCGCGGTACATCGACCGTCTCTGCGCGCGGCTGCGTCCCTACGCTCTCGACCTCGTCGACGCGTTCGGCTACGAGCCGGAGCACGTGCGCGCACCGATCGCCTCGGGTGCTGAGAAGCAGCGTCAGGATGAAGCTCGGGCGTACTACGCCGAGCAGGCAGAATCCGGCGCCGCGCCCGTGCAGGAGAAGGCGCTGAAGAAGTCGAAGCGCTGA